The following are encoded together in the Syntrophomonadaceae bacterium genome:
- a CDS encoding AMP-binding protein: MERVWLKHYEDLVGKEIDNSDLLLTDYLETMAKKYPDSTSTIFMGAKLTYQQLNSLVDAFAVALSKMGVNKGDRVAIHLPNCPQFVIAYYGILKIGGVLVPTNPLYVDREIEKQLNDSGASVIITLTKFYPVIARIRNNTRLRHVIITNIKDFFPPVLKCLFTLIKEKKDGHRPVIGGEPDTHTFIGLIHNNRGQKPPAVEKGLNDLACLMYTGGTTGISKGAMLTNKNIVSNALQVRAWLPTGLRQSRI; the protein is encoded by the coding sequence GTGGAAAGAGTTTGGTTAAAACACTATGAAGATTTAGTTGGTAAGGAAATTGACAATTCAGATTTGCTATTAACCGATTATTTAGAAACAATGGCAAAAAAATACCCTGACAGTACATCAACTATTTTCATGGGGGCCAAGCTAACCTATCAACAGCTCAATTCTTTGGTAGATGCTTTTGCTGTTGCATTATCGAAAATGGGAGTTAATAAAGGGGATAGAGTTGCTATTCACTTGCCTAATTGCCCACAGTTTGTGATTGCGTATTATGGCATTCTGAAGATTGGGGGTGTATTAGTTCCTACCAATCCTTTATATGTTGATCGTGAAATAGAAAAACAGTTAAACGACTCCGGTGCGTCGGTAATTATTACATTAACAAAGTTTTATCCAGTTATTGCCAGGATAAGAAACAATACACGATTAAGGCATGTTATAATAACAAATATAAAAGATTTCTTTCCCCCGGTCCTGAAGTGTTTATTTACCTTAATCAAAGAAAAAAAAGATGGTCATCGTCCCGTTATTGGAGGGGAGCCGGATACCCATACTTTTATTGGATTAATACATAATAATAGAGGACAAAAACCTCCTGCGGTTGAAAAAGGTCTTAATGATTTGGCCTGCTTGATGTATACCGGAGGAACAACAGGTATTTCCAAAGGAGCCATGTTAACTAATAAGAACATTGTCAGTAATGCTCTTCAAGTTAGAGCCTGGTTGCCGACAGGACTTCGTCAAAGTCGTATATAA